A single Dermacentor albipictus isolate Rhodes 1998 colony chromosome 3, USDA_Dalb.pri_finalv2, whole genome shotgun sequence DNA region contains:
- the PMP34 gene encoding peroxisomal membrane protein PMP34, which produces MSKHIRWDNLFTYDTLVHAVGGAAGSAMAMTVFFPLDTVRSRLQVEQHRESKSTLALLREILRDEGPGGVYRGLGPVLTSLWCSNFVYFYSFHGLRSVVAAGDARRHGALSDLLLAALAGVVNVLTTTPLWVVNTRIKMQGAKLAAGDRESLRKHPRYEGLWHGLVHIARTEGMSALWASTLPSLVLVSSPSVQFMVYEALKRRADSAGLPLNGAVVFLIGAVSKVISTVATYPLQLVQAKMRYGCPPELTNKSLLGILMHIARTQGLPGLYRGLEAKLWQTVLTAALMFVAYEKIVRFVMQILRPSAVRRAA; this is translated from the coding sequence ATGTCGAAGCACATCCGATGGGACAACTTGTTCACGTACGACACCCTCGTACACGCTGTCGGAGGAGCCGCCGGCAGTGCAATGGCCATGACCGTGTTCTTTCCTCTTGACACGGTCCGCTCCCGCCTGCAAGTCGAGCAGCACCGAGAATCGAAAAGCACCCTCGCCCTCCTGCGTGAGATTCTGCGTGACGAAGGACCGGGCGGTGTGTACAGAGGCTTGGGACCCGTGCTGACATCGCTGTGGTGCTCGAACTTCGTGTACTTCTACTCGTTCCACGGTCTCCGATCGGTAGTCGCCGCAGGCGACGCACGCCGGCACGGAGCCCTGTCGGACCTCTTGCTGGCTGCCCTCGCTGGTGTCGTAAACGTCCTCACAACCACGCCGCTATGGGTCGTGAATACGCGGATAAAGATGCAGGGAGCCAAGCTGGCCGCCGGCGACCGCGAGTCCCTCCGCAAGCACCCGCGGTACGAGGGCCTCTGGCACGGTCTGGTGCACATCGCCCGCACGGAGGGCATGTCGGCCTTGTGGGCCAGCACCTTACCTTCGCTCGTGCTCGTCTCCAGCCCTTCCGTGCAGTTCATGGTTTACGAGGCGCTCAAGCGGCGCGCCGACAGCGCTGGCCTGCCCCTCAACGGCGCCGTCGTCTTCCTCATCGGGGCGGTGTCCAAGGTGATCTCGACTGTGGCTACTTACCCGCTGCAATTGGTGCAAGCCAAAATGCGCTACGGCTGCCCACCGGAGCTGACCAACAAGAGCCTGCTCGGAATTTTGATGCACATCGCCCGAACGCAGGGTCTTCCTGGTCTCTACAGGGGTCTCGAGGCCAAGCTCTGGCAGACGGTGCTCACGGCGGCGCTCATGTTCGTCGCTTACGAGAAGATCGTGCGCTTCGTCATGCAAATATTGAGGCCATCGGCGGTGCGCCGCGCTGCTTAG